From the Bacillus tuaregi genome, one window contains:
- the plsX gene encoding phosphate acyltransferase PlsX, with product MKIAIDAMGGDHAPREIVLGAVKAVETYTDVQIILVGDEKKINEYLEGNERISIIHTEEVITGQDEPVRAVRRKKDASMVLAAKEVAEGRADACISAGNTGALMAAGLFIVGRIEGIERPALSPTLPTIGGEGFVLLDVGANADAKPEHLLQYAIMGSIYSQKVRGISNPRVGLLNIGTEEKKGNELTKHTYELMKNIDVNFIGNIEARDLMEGVCDVAVTDGFTGNMVLKTVEGTAMSIMKMLKSSLMSSFKSKLAASVLKPNLYQLKSKMDYSEYGGAGLFGLKAPVIKAHGSSDATAIFNAVRQTREMVEGQVADTIKAAVEKATFNKTT from the coding sequence ATGAAAATCGCTATTGATGCAATGGGTGGAGATCATGCACCAAGAGAGATTGTCCTTGGAGCTGTAAAAGCGGTCGAAACTTATACTGACGTTCAAATCATCCTTGTTGGGGATGAAAAGAAAATAAATGAATATTTAGAGGGAAATGAGCGTATTTCCATTATTCATACAGAAGAAGTCATTACTGGTCAGGATGAGCCTGTCCGGGCTGTGAGAAGAAAGAAAGATGCCTCAATGGTACTGGCTGCCAAGGAAGTAGCTGAGGGTAGAGCAGATGCGTGTATTTCGGCTGGAAATACAGGTGCTTTGATGGCTGCGGGTTTATTTATTGTTGGAAGAATTGAAGGAATAGAACGCCCGGCACTTTCCCCCACACTGCCAACGATTGGCGGAGAGGGCTTTGTGCTTCTCGATGTCGGTGCAAATGCTGATGCTAAGCCTGAACATCTTCTTCAGTATGCCATAATGGGTTCAATATACAGTCAAAAGGTTAGAGGGATTTCTAATCCTCGCGTTGGTTTATTGAATATTGGAACGGAAGAGAAAAAGGGTAACGAATTAACTAAGCATACATATGAATTAATGAAAAACATCGATGTAAACTTTATTGGGAATATAGAAGCTCGCGATTTGATGGAGGGTGTCTGTGATGTTGCCGTTACAGACGGATTTACAGGGAATATGGTGTTAAAAACCGTTGAGGGCACCGCGATGTCGATAATGAAGATGTTAAAAAGCTCCCTTATGTCGAGCTTCAAGAGCAAGCTGGCTGCATCGGTGTTAAAGCCAAATCTCTATCAATTAAAATCGAAGATGGATTACTCAGAGTATGGGGGTGCTGGCTTATTTGGCTTAAAAGCTCCTGTTATCAAAGCGCATGGCTCTTCTGATGCAACGGCGATATTCAATGCAGTTAGGCAAACTCGTGAAATGGTAGAGGGACAGGTTGCGGATACGATCAAAGCAGCCGTTGAGAAAGCGACCTTTAATAAGACTACTTAG
- the fapR gene encoding transcription factor FapR: protein MKRNKRDRQKSLQETIKENPFITDEELAEKFSVSVQTIRLDRLELSIPELRERIKHVAATKFEDEVRSLPIDEVIGEIIDIELDKTAISIFDVKPEHVFKRNHIARGHHLFAQANSLAVAVINDELALTAKANVHFIQPVKEGERVVAKAKVSNIDNEMGRTIVEVQSFVNNHLVCKGEFEMYRS, encoded by the coding sequence ATGAAAAGAAATAAGCGGGATAGACAAAAAAGCTTACAGGAAACAATTAAGGAAAATCCGTTTATTACCGATGAGGAACTAGCGGAGAAATTTTCTGTAAGCGTACAAACCATTCGCTTAGACCGGCTTGAACTATCGATTCCGGAATTAAGAGAGCGAATCAAGCATGTAGCTGCAACAAAGTTCGAAGATGAAGTTCGTTCCCTACCTATCGATGAGGTCATAGGGGAAATCATTGATATTGAATTAGATAAAACAGCTATTTCAATCTTTGATGTGAAGCCTGAGCATGTATTCAAGCGCAATCATATTGCTCGTGGCCATCACTTATTTGCCCAGGCAAATTCACTTGCTGTTGCGGTGATAAATGATGAGCTTGCGTTAACAGCCAAAGCAAATGTCCATTTCATTCAACCTGTAAAAGAAGGCGAACGGGTGGTTGCGAAGGCGAAGGTTAGTAACATTGATAATGAAATGGGCAGGACAATTGTAGAAGTACAAAGTTTCGTCAATAATCATTTGGTTTGCAAAGGTGAATTTGAAATGTATCGCTCCTAA
- the recG gene encoding ATP-dependent DNA helicase RecG: protein MQSVTAIKGIGEETATALADMKIYNIKDLLEYFPYRYEDYRLRDLAEVKHDEKITVEGKVHSEPSLTYYGRKRSRLTIRLLVDRYLIQVVLFNQPYLKKKLAINDQITVSGKWDGHRQMITASELKVGSPDTKKDFEPVYALKGDMTLKGIRRCIQLAFSQYGQWVEETLPEPLRKKYKLINRRDAIKALHYPLEQGNLKQARRRFVYEEFLLFQLKMQTLRKIEREQSKGTSQEYDEEKTAAFIQQLPFPLTNAQSRVIKEILADMKSIYRMNRLLQGDVGSGKTVVAAISLFASVSAGFQGALMVPTEILAEQHAESLKELLEPVGISCELLTSSVKGKRRKELLVKLKTGDIDILIGTHALIQEEVEFNKLGLVITDEQHRFGVEQRRILREKGVNPDVLFMTATPIPRTLAITVFGEMDVSIIDEMPAGRKSIETYWVKPEMMDRVLSFMNKELLKGRQVYVICPLIEESDKLDVQNAIDVHGTLVHFFQNRYQIGLMHGRLPADEKDIVMKEFGENKLQVLVSTTVVEVGVNVPNATLMVIYDAERFGLSQLHQLRGRVGRGSEQSYCILLADPKSETGKERMKIMTETNDGFVLSEKDLELRGPGDFFGKKQSGLPEFKVADMVHDFRALETARQDAAILVESSYFWNADEYQLLRSYLEETGVFDGEKLD from the coding sequence ATGCAATCTGTAACTGCCATCAAAGGCATAGGAGAAGAAACAGCTACAGCATTAGCTGATATGAAAATATATAATATTAAAGACTTATTAGAATATTTTCCGTATCGTTATGAAGACTATCGTCTGCGTGATTTAGCGGAAGTAAAGCATGATGAGAAAATAACAGTAGAAGGGAAGGTTCACAGCGAGCCTTCTCTTACCTATTATGGACGAAAACGATCCCGTTTAACCATTCGTCTTCTGGTGGATCGATATTTAATTCAGGTTGTATTATTTAATCAACCGTACTTGAAGAAAAAGCTAGCGATAAACGATCAAATTACTGTTTCAGGAAAATGGGACGGGCATAGACAAATGATTACGGCAAGCGAGCTAAAGGTTGGTTCGCCCGATACCAAAAAGGATTTTGAACCTGTGTACGCTTTAAAGGGCGATATGACGCTAAAGGGGATTAGGCGCTGTATACAATTGGCCTTTTCCCAATATGGTCAATGGGTTGAGGAAACCTTACCAGAGCCTCTCCGGAAAAAATATAAATTAATCAATCGAAGAGATGCTATAAAGGCTCTTCACTATCCTCTTGAACAAGGAAATCTAAAACAAGCACGGAGAAGATTTGTTTACGAGGAATTTCTTTTATTTCAATTGAAAATGCAGACCCTTCGAAAAATTGAGCGTGAGCAATCAAAAGGGACATCTCAAGAATATGATGAAGAAAAAACAGCTGCTTTTATTCAGCAGCTACCGTTTCCGTTGACCAATGCTCAAAGCAGAGTGATAAAGGAAATCTTGGCAGATATGAAATCAATTTATCGCATGAACCGTCTACTGCAAGGAGATGTCGGTTCAGGGAAGACGGTTGTAGCAGCGATTTCTTTATTTGCTAGCGTTTCAGCTGGATTTCAAGGTGCACTGATGGTGCCAACGGAAATCCTTGCTGAGCAGCATGCTGAATCATTGAAAGAGTTGCTTGAACCTGTTGGGATATCGTGTGAGCTGTTAACCAGCTCTGTGAAGGGTAAGCGTCGCAAAGAATTACTTGTAAAATTAAAAACAGGAGATATTGATATTTTAATTGGCACTCACGCTTTAATCCAAGAGGAAGTGGAATTCAACAAGCTAGGACTTGTTATCACAGATGAACAGCATCGTTTTGGGGTCGAGCAGCGTCGTATCCTGAGGGAAAAAGGCGTAAATCCGGATGTATTATTCATGACAGCAACACCTATCCCGCGTACGTTGGCGATTACGGTATTTGGGGAAATGGATGTATCGATTATTGATGAAATGCCCGCAGGAAGAAAGAGCATTGAGACCTATTGGGTAAAGCCTGAAATGATGGATAGAGTCCTTAGTTTTATGAATAAAGAGTTACTAAAGGGACGGCAAGTCTATGTCATTTGTCCATTAATAGAAGAATCCGATAAGCTAGATGTTCAAAATGCCATCGATGTACATGGTACGCTTGTTCATTTTTTTCAAAACCGCTATCAAATTGGTCTGATGCATGGCCGGCTGCCGGCAGATGAAAAGGATATTGTGATGAAAGAATTTGGTGAAAATAAACTGCAGGTACTGGTTTCTACAACGGTGGTAGAGGTAGGTGTGAATGTTCCCAATGCCACTCTAATGGTCATTTATGATGCAGAGCGTTTTGGTCTTTCCCAGCTTCATCAGTTAAGGGGAAGGGTTGGACGAGGAAGTGAACAATCCTATTGTATTTTGTTAGCAGATCCCAAATCAGAGACTGGTAAAGAAAGAATGAAAATCATGACTGAAACGAATGATGGCTTTGTATTAAGTGAAAAGGACCTTGAATTGCGTGGGCCTGGTGACTTTTTTGGAAAAAAACAAAGCGGGTTGCCGGAGTTTAAGGTGGCCGATATGGTTCATGACTTTCGAGCACTTGAAACGGCCAGACAGGATGCGGCTATACTAGTAGAGTCCTCGTACTTTTGGAATGCGGATGAATATCAGCTGCTGCGAAGCTATCTCGAAGAAACAGGTGTGTTTGATGGGGAAAAATTAGATTGA
- the sdaAA gene encoding L-serine ammonia-lyase, iron-sulfur-dependent, subunit alpha, translated as MFRTVAELVQLANQQSEKISDIMIQREKEVTGRSRKEILAIMEQNLIVMEKAVDCGVNGVQSHSGLTGGDALRMQKYLEKGQFLSGDIILDAVSKAMATNEVNAAMGIICATPTAGSAGVVPGTLFALKSKLNPSREQMLAYLFTAGAFGFIVANNASISGAAGGCQAEVGSAAGMAAAAIVELRGGTPNQCAEAMAITLKNMLGLVCDPVAGLVEVPCVKRNAMGAANAIVAADMALAGISSRIPCDEVIAAMYKIGQSMPTALKETGQGGLAATPTGRMLEAKIFGKPIQ; from the coding sequence ATGTTTCGTACAGTTGCAGAGTTAGTTCAACTAGCAAACCAGCAAAGTGAGAAAATTTCAGATATCATGATACAAAGGGAAAAAGAAGTTACCGGGCGTTCAAGGAAAGAAATCCTTGCAATAATGGAACAAAATTTAATCGTGATGGAAAAAGCGGTGGACTGTGGGGTTAACGGCGTACAATCTCATTCTGGACTAACGGGTGGAGATGCCCTCCGCATGCAAAAGTATCTTGAGAAGGGACAGTTCTTATCAGGGGACATTATTTTGGATGCCGTGAGTAAAGCGATGGCAACCAATGAAGTAAATGCTGCAATGGGTATCATCTGTGCCACGCCGACAGCAGGTTCTGCAGGTGTTGTGCCTGGCACTTTATTTGCTCTGAAATCAAAGCTGAACCCATCCCGTGAACAAATGCTTGCCTATCTATTTACAGCTGGTGCATTCGGCTTTATTGTAGCCAATAATGCGTCAATTTCAGGGGCTGCGGGCGGCTGTCAGGCTGAGGTTGGCTCGGCGGCAGGCATGGCTGCTGCGGCTATTGTAGAACTGCGTGGTGGAACTCCGAATCAATGTGCAGAAGCCATGGCGATAACGCTAAAAAATATGTTAGGATTAGTATGTGACCCTGTGGCAGGTTTAGTGGAAGTCCCGTGTGTAAAAAGAAATGCAATGGGAGCAGCCAATGCCATAGTGGCAGCAGATATGGCACTTGCCGGAATCTCGAGCAGAATTCCGTGCGATGAAGTGATTGCTGCGATGTATAAAATCGGGCAATCGATGCCGACTGCACTTAAAGAAACAGGACAGGGAGGGTTGGCGGCTACACCAACTGGTCGTATGCTTGAAGCAAAGATCTTTGGTAAGCCGATACAATAA
- the sdaAB gene encoding L-serine ammonia-lyase, iron-sulfur-dependent subunit beta, with protein MKFKSVFDIIGPIMIGPSSSHTAGAARIGRVARSLFGREPKWAKIYFYGSFAQTYRGHGTDVAIVGGILDFDTFDKRIIDSISLAKQKGIRLQFLIEDAVWEHPNTARVMIGDENGELELVGVSIGGGKIEVIELDGFVLRLSGNHPAILIFHQDKFGTIASVSNVLAKYRINIGHMEVARKEIGKKALMTIEVDQNLDTFILRELEKLENIISVTRIVD; from the coding sequence GTGAAGTTCAAAAGTGTATTTGACATCATTGGTCCTATTATGATTGGACCATCTAGCTCCCATACTGCTGGTGCGGCTAGAATTGGCCGAGTGGCACGTAGCTTATTTGGAAGGGAGCCGAAATGGGCGAAGATTTATTTTTATGGTTCGTTTGCTCAAACGTATCGGGGACATGGAACGGATGTTGCGATTGTGGGAGGCATCCTTGATTTTGATACGTTCGATAAACGGATTATTGATTCCATTAGTCTTGCGAAGCAAAAAGGAATCAGGCTTCAATTTTTGATAGAGGATGCTGTTTGGGAGCATCCCAATACTGCTCGTGTCATGATAGGGGATGAAAATGGTGAGTTAGAGCTTGTCGGTGTTTCTATTGGCGGCGGGAAAATTGAAGTGATTGAATTAGATGGTTTCGTTTTAAGGCTTTCAGGTAATCATCCTGCGATTCTCATATTTCATCAGGATAAATTTGGAACCATTGCAAGTGTATCGAATGTGCTAGCTAAGTATAGAATCAATATTGGGCACATGGAGGTTGCCAGAAAAGAAATTGGTAAAAAGGCACTTATGACCATCGAAGTAGACCAGAATCTGGATACTTTTATTTTGCGGGAATTAGAGAAGCTAGAGAATATAATAAGCGTTACAAGGATTGTAGATTAA